TTGAGAAATATGACACAGCTTTAAAGAAGACTCGCGAAGCCTTGAGAAAATCGGAGAAAGCAGTGGCGGCCAAGGGTAAGCTTTTCCGCCGGAAGAAAGCGGAATGGAGGGATGAGTTCGTGAGGATGGCTGAGAAGAGAGAACGAGCGATTGCTCGGAAGAAGATTCAGCAGGAGCGAGCTGACGCGGCCGAGGCCAAACTCTCCGTCGCTAATGTGACCATTGCGACTTTGGAGTCTCGGAAGGCCAGTCTGATGGAAGAGATGGGGGTCAAAGCCGAAGAACATAAGAAAGAGTTGGGTTGGCTTAGGGATTCGCGTGTCTATGAGGTTACGAAGGAGAGGATGAGGGTTGAGACTGAGATGATTACGAAATCCAACAGGCACTTCGGAAACTTGCACTTCGGAAACTTGCGCGAATGGTGGACTCGCTGCGGTCCTTTCGACACGGCACGGTTGCTTCAGAGCCATGTGTTTGGAACTAAGAGATGCCTTGAGGCTCTAAAGGCTGGTGGTCGTGATATCCCTCAAGATGTCATTGATACGTTCGCAGCCAGCGAGAAGCAGTTCGAGGAAGAAGCCTTGAAACTTGATCCTGGCGAGATCCCGGAGATTGACTTGACTCTTTCTCCACTTCACCTTGATTCTCAGTTAGTCGATATGCGAGCTTTTGTGGGCCTTGACCCATATGGATCCAACGCAGAGCTGGTTGATCCGAGGATTGCTGTAGTTCTCCGAAGTCCCGCTAATCTTCCCGGAGCCTCGATCGCTCCATCTCGTTCCGCAGGGGAGGGATCGTCGAAAGCCGATGCGCCGGCCCTCGCCtctgaagctcttgacgagggAACAAAGTCCGTTGGGAAGGATGTCTTTGAGATCTCCAACTCCTCTGTTTCGAACCCAGAGGGTAATCAGGGTGAAGGGTCGGATAAAGATGATGGCGGTGAGGAGGTTAATAAGGAGCATAGTGGAGAGACGACTGGTTCCGAAGCTCACCCTCCCGAGAGTCAGCCAGAGGTTAGTGAAGGCGAGGCGACGGTTCGTGTTGAGGGCGTTGATGCGGATCGGTTGGTGCGTGCTGATCCTTCGGAGCTGTCCCTTGGTGGTGGAACCGTTGCGCAGGAGCAGGCTGAAGACCCCGAGGAGTAACTATGTCGCTTTGTCTCTTTTAACTTTTCACAGCACTCTTGCTCTTGATGTATTACGACTTGGCTTGGTGTGGTCCTTTGccctttttttttaagactttatttatttcttctctTTACGAATCCTGCATCACTCGTCTCGCTTCTTTCTTTGAGTATTCGGTAGATCGGGGAGTTGCAAAAAATATGGAAATGATTATAGAGTGTGTGACTTCGCGCCGTATCGAGATATCGATATAGTACGGGCTGTGAATTTTAATAACTCTTGTTCGAGTTTTATTTGGTCGTTTTGTCAAGTTCCCACGTTTGCTTGACGTACGTCGACTAGATACGAGTCAATATAGGATTACTTTAGACCGTGAAAAACATCTTTTAAACGACAACGGTTCCTAACTCGATCTCAACGTAATTTCTAAGCGTTCGGTCGGCTAAACCTTACTTAGCAAATCATGAAATGGATAGGCGTCATCGTCTCGGGCATATTAGTTAATACTACGATTATAACCGGATTCCCGCGAGtatgtgtctgatcaggacatactCGGCCGTGGGGTGCGAGTACTGGTACGTTTGTTTCGAGATGCCGGGGCGAACTCACGTAGGTATCGCATGGGTTGTAGGACTTCTCGGGGAGCGCGACTTCTCGgggaagtattttttttttttgattacaGCTGGACCcgttaaggctgcctacgtacctcctTTGTGGaagatcaagccattcgtagttctttgTTTTCCGAGTAAAAGTGGCTGAGAGCGCATATACtcggggttttttttttttttttttagagtgaGCGTGACCGTTGGTCGTTCACCTGCCTTTGCTACTTTTAGTGGTGGAAGAGGCGAAGGTCTTTCGAGTTCCAGGCTCGTGGTACCGCTTCGCCTGTTGAAGTCGCGAGGCGGTAGACTCCGGGTTTCACGACCTCGATGATCttgtagggtccttcccagttggctCCGAGTTTTCCGGCTTTCCATTCCTTAGTGTTTTCGAACACCTTTCGGAGGACCAGATTTCCCAATTCGAGGGGGCGGGACTTAACCTTCTTGTTGTAGTAGCTTTCGATCTGGTGCTGATAGTTCTGGATACGAAGTAACGCTTGGTCGCGTCTTTCCTCGATATCGTCCAGTGCGTCAAGGAGCATATATTGGTTAAGCTCGATGTTTTGCGGCATTTTGGAACGGCGTAGGCTCGTCACGTTTACCTCGGCAGGTGCCATTGCTTCGACTCCATAGGCCATCGAGAAAGGGGTCGCTTTCGTCGCTCCGCGAGGCGTTGTTCTatgggaccagaggactccaTCTAGTTCTTCGGCCCAACATCCCTTCTTCAAGTCGAGTCGTTTCTAAAGTCCGTCgatgattgttttgtttgtggACTCGGCCTGACCGTTGCTTTGCGGGTTTCTCGGTGTGGACATATTGAGTCGAATCGTCCATCTGTCGCAGAATTCCTTGAAGTGATGGGAGATAAACTGGGATCAGTTTGTCGGTAACTATTTCATACGGGAGCCCGTGTCTGCAGATGATGTTCTTCCAATCAAACTTCTGCACTTCCTTGTCGGTGATGCTGGCGTAGGCTTctgcttccacccatttggTGAAGTAATCTGTTAAGACCAGGATGATTCTTTTCTGTCGAGAGCTCGGCATTGGTCCAATGATATCCATTCCCCACCGCATGAAGGGGTATGGCGCCATTAAGGTATGGAGTAACTCCGTCGGACTGTGGATGGTTGAAGCGTGTCGCTGGCACTTGTCACATTTCTTGGCATAGGACTCGCAATCTGCATTCATAATTGGCCAGTAGAAACCGAGGCTTTTCACTTTTAATGCGAGAGCTCGTCCCCCCGAATGATTTCCTGCTGCCCCCTCATGTGTTTCGGCCATGACTAGTCTCGTTTCGTCTCCGGAAATGCATTTAAGGAGTACCTTTGTTGCAGTCCATCGATGAAGTGCGCCATCCATGACGACGTAATACGCACTGCGCCGTTTGAGTCGTCGTGCTTCCCATTTTTCTGTGGGTAATACGCCATTGGATAGGTATTCGATGAATTCCGTTTGCCAATCGTTGAGCTGTTCTTCCGTTGCGCGAGATTCCCCTTCATCAATATCCATGGCGTCGGTGATAGATGCTGCAATGGCAAGCGGCTCTATCGCTGGGCTGATGCTTGGCGTCTCGATCCTGTGTATCGGGATTATCCTTTTTACCTGGTCGTGTAGCTTACTTCCGAGGGCTGCGAGGGCGTCCGCGCATACGTTCTCTCCGCGGGGAACTTTTGTGAGCTCGAATAACTCGAAATGTCGTGTAAGATCTTTGACAAGTGTTAAGTAGGCATCTATCCTCTCATTTCTGACGTCATATTCTCCAAGAAACTGACTCGCTACGAGTTGGGAGTCGCAATATGCGCTGATTCGTTTAGCATACTCGGCTTCGTTGTTGGATGCCGCAAAGCCAAAACTGAACGATTGCCGGATTAGTTCGCCTATCGGGGATTGGAGCTGTACGCCTGCCCCCGAACCTTTGTTCGTGGATGATCCATCTACGTGCAATATCCACTTCAGACTTGGTAGCACGAGATCATGTTCTAACTCCGGTGTTAGCTCGATCAAGAAGTCAGCAAGAACTTGCGACTTAGCTGCTGTTATATTCTTGTACACGATGTCGTGCTCGCTTAGTTCCGCTGCCAATTTTGTTAGCCTCCCTGATTGATTAGTATTTTGCATTACCGTTCGAAGGGGCTGGTTGGAGAGTACTTCGATAGTGTGTGACTGGAAGTAAGGTCGGAGTTTTCTTGCTGAGGTGACGACGGCGAGGGCCATCTTCTATAAGGTCGGGTATCTCGTCTCTGGTTCCGTCATTCGcttgcttatgtagaaaataggCTTCTGTTCGCCTCGGTCTTCTCGTATAAGGACGCTGCTGACTGCCGAGGAGGTGACGGCAATATATAGAGATAGGGTGTCCCCAACTTTGGGTTTCGACAGAACTGGAGGCGTCGCGAGGtaatgcttgagttgattgaaCGCTTCCTCGCATTTTTCGTCCTAGGCAAATCTTTTGTTTCCTCGCAGAAGTTCGTAAAATAGGAGGCATTTATCCGTAGATCTTGAAATGAACATGTTAAGCGCTGCAATCCTTCCGGTTAAGCGCTGAACTTCGCGGGTGTTCTTAGGGCTTGGGAGATCAAGGATTTCCGTTATTTGCTTTGGGTTTGCTTTGATGCCTCGCTGAGTAACAATGTAACCAAGGAATTCTCCTGATGTGACACCAAAGGTGCATTTtcccgggttgagcttcatttTATACTCGTTCAGCGTTTTGAAGCAATCTCGCAAGTGGTCCAGATGGTCTTTGGCGCGAAATGATTTGACCAGCTTGTCGTCGATGTAGACTTCCATAGTGTTTCCAAGTTTGTCGGCGAACATTCTATTGACTAGACGCTGGTATGTTGCCCCTGCGTTCTTCAGGCCGAATGGCATGACTTTGTAGCAATATGTCCCTCTATCTGTTATGAATGCCGTTTTCTCGCGATCATCCATAtgcatcatggtttgattgtaTCCCGAAAAAGCATCCATAAAGGTTAAGAGCTCATTACCGGCGGTCGACTCTACTAAGCGGTCGATATGCGGGAGGGGGTAGCTGTCTTTCGGGCAGGCCTTATTCAAATCTGTGAAGTCAACACAAATGTGCCACTTCCTGCTCTTCTTCTTTACGACGACGGGGTTTGCTAGCCACTCTGGGTACCGTACTTTGGCTATGAATCCTACGTCGAGCAATCTATCAACTTCCTCGTTTACTGCTTTAGACCGTTCGGGCCCGAGCTTCCGCCTCTTTTGTCGAATAGGTTTAAACGTCGGGTCAACGTTCAATTCATGAGATGTTATTGCAGGATCTATTCCTTTCATATCAGAAGTTACCCACGCAAAGGTTGAGGAGTTCTCTTTAAGAAAGGAAATGATCAGCGATTGCATTTCATCGGAGAGATAAGCGCCAATGCGCACGACCTTTGATATGTCAGCCTCGTTGACGAGTACCTCGCGGATTTCTTCCTTCTGAGGATAGATCTTATGGATTGGTTTGTTGACTGCGCTGACGAGTGAGGTTTACTGTTGTAACTTGACTGCGGCGATAAGCAGGTCTCTCGCCGCCTGTTGGTCCCCACGGATTGTCTGTGTTGCTCCGTCTTTCCCAGGAAACTTAATGCACTGGTGATAAGTGGAGGGAATGGCCTTCATGGAGTGTAACCAGGGTGTACCGAGGATGGCGTTGTAAGGTGCCCTAGCCCGGACGACAGAGAACTTAACGGTGCGGGTTATGTCACCTGCGTAAACTGGGAGACGTATCATCCCAATCATCTGTTCCGAGGAGCCGTTGAATCCCGTGAGAGTGCGTGAAGAGGGCTTCATGTCGCGTAGGCCGACCCCCATTTTATCGAGCGTGTCTCGAAAGATAAGGTCGACTGAACTGCTGGTGTCGACGAGAACCTTTGTGACCTGGCACTCACCAATTCCAATATCAATGAGGAGCGGATCGTTATGCGGCATACTAACGCCGTGAGTGTCggctaggcctgggcattttacccggacccaaagacccgaaccggaaccgacccgaagatacaggttcgggtccgggtctgggtccaTGCTAAGTACCTATAgggtctttttttttggacccgCGGGTCTcggttcgggtccgggtcctacccgagacccgttcgggtacccgaagtACCCAcaaataattgtatatactaggtatatttgggtgattgggtatatttttggtatttcggattttttttaaagtttcaggtttggattttcgggtataattgtaggtttttggtgaaattttagatttttagaaaatataattgggGTATTCGGGTAAAATTCGGGtatgttttgggttttcgggtctGATTTTGGATAAAGTTTTTGGTATTTTTGCGGTTCTTCGGGTATTTAGAGTTTTCGAGTACAAATCGGGAACTTCGGGTCtatttcgggtcctaaatacgcGAACTGACCAGGATCCGAAATATACCCAAAAAATTTGGGTATTTTACGGGTATTgaaattatagacccgaaccgatccggatccgacaagacccgacccggaaccgacccgaaaagttATAAGTACCTATATGGGTTTAAATTGCTAGGACCCGAAGGACCCGGACTCGAcaatacccgacccgaagacccgaatgcccaggcctagtgtCGGCCGCCGAGAAAGATATTCGATGGTCGTTTTCTACTTGTGAAGGCCACTTTTGGGCAGTGACGGCCTGTCGTCTATAATCCTTAACTGCTCTGACCGAGTCCCCGCAGGGAGGTAAACCACCCATTATGACGTTAAGGTGCGGGGTGTTTGTAGCCTCCATCAACTCCCGCTGCGCTTGCCTTTTCGCTTCGATGCACGGTCGTAAATCATGTTGCTTGGGCTGACTGAGCTTAACGCGTAAATCTTCCGCTTTGGAGTTGATCTGTTCACGTAAATCTGCGGGTAGGGATTGAAAGTTTGCTGCCGCCCCGTCGTGGGCGGTCTTTCTTGCTTTAGATTCGTCAAGGGACGTCCGAAGGTCCGT
This region of Brassica napus cultivar Da-Ae chromosome C5, Da-Ae, whole genome shotgun sequence genomic DNA includes:
- the LOC125587142 gene encoding uncharacterized protein LOC125587142 yields the protein MALAVVTSARKLRPYFQSHTIEVLSNQPLRTVMQNTNQSGRLTKLAAELSEHDIVYKNITAAKSQVLADFLIELTPELEHDLVLPSLKWILHVDGSSTNKGSGAGVQLQSPIGELIRQSFSFGFAASNNEAEYAKRISAYCDSQLVASQFLGEYDVRNERIDAYLTLVKDLTRHFELFELTKVPRGENVCADALAALGSKLHDQVKRIIPIHRIETPSISPAIEPLAIAASITDAMDIDEGESRATEEQLNDWQTEFIEYLSNGVLPTEKWEARRLKRRSAYYVVMDGALHRWTATKVLLKCISGDETRLVMAETHEGAAGNHSGGRALALKVKSLGFYWPIMNADCESYAKKCDKCQRHASTIHSPTELLHTLMAPYPFMRWGMDIIGPMPSSRQKRIILVLTDYFTKWVEAEAYASITDKEVQKFDWKNIICRHGLPYEIVTDKLIPVYLPSLQGILRQMDDSTQYVHTEKPAKQRSGRVHKQNNHRRTLETTRLEEGMLGRRTRWSPLVP
- the LOC125587143 gene encoding uncharacterized protein LOC125587143, with product MPHNDPLLIDIGIGECQVTKVLVDTSSSVDLIFRDTLDKMGVGLRDMKPSSRTLTGFNGSSEQMIGMIRLPVYAGDITRTVKFSVVRARAPYNAILGTPWLHSMKAIPSTYHQCIKFPGKDGATQTIRGDQQAARDLLIAAVKLQQ